In a single window of the Mesoplodon densirostris isolate mMesDen1 chromosome 18, mMesDen1 primary haplotype, whole genome shotgun sequence genome:
- the NOTUM gene encoding palmitoleoyl-protein carboxylesterase NOTUM, with the protein MGRGVRVLLLLGLLHWAGGGEGRKTWRRRGQQPPPPPPPPRAEAATAAGQPVESFPLDFTAVEGNMDSFMAQVKSLAQSLYPCSAQQLNEDLRLHLLLNTSVTCNDGSSAGYYLKESKGSRRWLLFLEGGWYCFNRENCDSRYDTMRRLMSSKDWPLTRTGTGILSSQPEENPHWWNANMVFIPYCSSDVWSGASSKSEKNEYAFMGALIIQEVVRELLGKGLSGAKVLLLAGSSAGGTGVLLNVDRVAEQLEELGYPAIQVRGLADSGWFLDNKQYRRTDCIDTITCAPTEAIRRGIRYWNGVVPERCRRQFKEGEEWNCFFGYKVYPTLRCPVFVVQWLFDEAQLTVDNVHLTGQPVQEGQWLYIQNLGRELRNTLKDVPASFAPACLSHEIIIRSHWTDIQVKGTSLPRALHCWDRSLHDSHKASKAPLKGCPIHLVDSCPWPHCNPSCPTIRDQFTGQEMNVAQFLMHMGFDVQTVAQQQGLEPSKLLGMLSSGS; encoded by the exons ATGGGCCGAGGGGTGCgcgtgctgctgctgctgggcctgCTGCACTGGGCCGGGGGCGGCGAGGGCAGGAAGACCTGGCGGCGCCGCGGCCAGCAGCcacccccgccgccgcccccgccgcgggCCGAGGCGGCGACGGCGGCCGGGCAGCCGGTGGAGAGCTTCCCGCTGGACTTCACGGCCGTGGAAGGCAACATGGACAGCTTCATGGCGCAGGTCAAGAGCCTGGCGCAGTCCCTGTACCCCTGCTCGGCGCAGCAGCTCAACGAGGACCTGCGCCTGCACCTCCTGCTCAACACGTCGGTGACTTGCAACGACGGCAGCTCGGCCGG CTACTACCTGAAGGAATCCAAGGGCAGCCGGCGATGGCTACTGTTTCTGGAAG GAGGCTGGTACTGCTTCAACCGGGAGAACTGCGACTCCCGATATGACACCATGCGGCGCCTCATGAGCTCCAAGGACTGGCCGCTCACTCGAACAG GCACGGGGATCCTGTCCTCCCAGCCAGAGGAGAACCCCCACTGGTGGAACGCCAACATGGT CTTCATCCCCTACTGCTCCAGCGATGTCTGGAGTGGGGCTTCATCCAAGTCTGAGAAGA ACGAGTACGCCTTCATGGGCGCCCTCATCATCCAGGAGGTTGTGCGAGAGCTCCTGGGCAAAGGGTTGAGCGGGGCCAAGGTGCTGCTGCTGGCAGGGAGCAg CGCGGGGGGCACAGGAGTGCTGCTGAACGTGGACCGCGTGGCCGAGCAGCTGGAGGAGCTGGGCTATCCAGCCATCCAGGTGCGGGGCCTGGCTGACTCTGGCTGGTTCCTGGACAACAAGCAGTACCGCCGCACAGACTGCATTGACACCATCACCTGCGCGCCCACGGAGGCCATCCGCCGGGGCATCAG GTACTGGAATGGGGTGGTCCCGGAGCGCTGTAGGCGCCAGTTCAAGGAGGGCGAGGAGTGGAACTGCTTCTTTGGCTACAAAGTCTACCCAACCCTGCGCT GCCCGGTGTTCGTGGTACAGTGGCTGTTTGACGAGGCCCAGCTGACTGTGGACAATGTGCACCTCACGGGGCAGCCGGTGCAGGAGGGCCAGTGGCTGTACATCCAAAACCTGGGCCGTGAGCTGCGGAACACACTCAAGGACGTGCC GGCCAGCTttgcccctgcctgcctctcccacgAGATCATCATCCGAAG CCACTGGACAGACATCCAGGTAAAGGGGACCTCACTGCCCCGGGCACTGCACTGCTGGGACAGAAGCCTCCACGACAGCCACAAGGCCAGCAAAGCGCCCCTGAAAGGCTGCCCCATCCACCTGGTGGACAGCTGCCCCTGGCCCCACTGCAACCCCTCTTGCCCCACCATCCGGGACCAGTTCACGGGGCAGGAGATGAACGTGGCCCAGTTCCTGATGCACATGGGCTTCGACGTGCAGACAGTGGCACAGCAGCAGGGCCTGGAGCCCAGTAAACTGCTGGGGATGCTGAGCAGCGGAAGCTag